A genomic segment from Aspergillus chevalieri M1 DNA, chromosome 7, nearly complete sequence encodes:
- a CDS encoding sugar O-acetyltransferase (COG:E;~EggNog:ENOG410PI4V;~InterPro:IPR024688,IPR011004,IPR001451;~PFAM:PF14602,PF00132,PF12464;~go_function: GO:0016407 - acetyltransferase activity [Evidence IEA]) — protein MRLDINEEENLARMRRGELYYAFTPQLVAARKRCARVVSRFNSAGELSRREVAEYWKEITNDDKPLPPPASATATDTDEDATLHAYPWIERPINIDYGTNITVGSGVFINFNSTFVDTCQVSIGSRTLVGPNVSFFSGTHPLDPDLRNGTNGPEMGACVTVGEDCWIAGGVIILPGVVIGDGCTIGAGSVVTKDVPAYHVAAGNPARILRKVERKYKAEQENRQIESQQQ, from the exons ATGCGACTCGACATTAACGAGGAAGAAAACCTCGCGCGGATGCGGCGTGGCGAGCTCTATTACGCCTTTACTCCGCAGCTCGTGGCCGCCCGGAAACGATGCGCACGGGTGGTCAGCCGATTCAATAGTGCAGGGGAGCTGAGCCGACGAGAAGTTGCAGAGTACTGGAAAGA aataacaaATGACGACAAACCACTCCCACCACCAGCATCCGCAACCGCAACCGATACCGATGAAGACGCCACCCTGCACGCCTATCCCTGGATAGAACGACCCATTAACATCGACTACGGCACAAACATCACCGTCGGAAGCGGGGTTTTTATAAATTTCAATAGCACATTCGTCGACACCTGCCAGGTGTCCATAGGATCCCGAACCCTGGTCGGCCCGAACGTCTCGTTTTTCAGTGGCACGCACCCCCTGGATCCAGACCTGCGCAATGGCACCAATGGGCCCGAGATGGGCGCGTGTGTTACCGTCGGCGAGGACTGCTGGATTGCCGGGGGTGTGATTATTTTGCCAGGGGTGGTGATTGGGGATGGGTGTACTATTGGTGCCGGGAGTGTGGTTACGAAG GATGTTCCAGCATATCACGTAGCGGCAGGTAACCCTGCACGGATTCTTCGGAAAGTGGAGCGCAAATACAAAGCAGAACAGGAGAATCGTCAGATCGAGAGTCAgcagcaataa
- a CDS encoding uncharacterized protein (COG:K;~EggNog:ENOG410PHUC;~InterPro:IPR021858;~PFAM:PF11951;~TransMembrane:2 (o268-287i308-329o)) produces the protein MELSSSFAALNINSPHAEQFFHHFVKEMPDILTLPTEENESLVPVIVAIARRDKMISKALLCVGASHLINNTPAAETRSVTEERLKLLQEAEKELSSRVAAMKTADPEALFAGYLLLYLYELSEGTGNGAWRVRLDGARSIIFNMLGAYKEPSREDLEDLGINQSLVQFFIYHDTLASVTLQQPPRKILISKKPSSNQSEHVFGVNNGLLNFIARVSALQSEARAAGAISSPIIAQAFSIWKDIDKWRPPAYSSDDEESFDYRNMCEAYVAAIFIWLFVIVYPDNLADDKVQVMVRKGLENLDAIDEPWLMSFGLFPAFLIAVACVHAQDRELLEDQLDRIEEARRFRNIQVCRNLIRSSWACYDAGERKSWDWICLMKAQGLSMSVT, from the coding sequence ATGGAACTATCTTCGAGTTTCGCAGCGTTGAATATTAATTCTCCGCACGCAGAGCAATTCTTCCACCACTTCGTCAAAGAGATGCCAGATATCCTGACCCTCCCAACAGAAGAAAACGAATCGTTGGTACCGGTAATTGTCGCAATAGCCCGGAGGGATAAAATGATTTCAAAAGCCCTGCTCTGCGTCGGAGCATCGCACCTGATCAACAATACGCCCGCAGCTGAAACCCGCAGTGTAACGGAGGAAAGGTTAAAGTTGCTACAAGAGGCCGAAAAAGAATTATCGTCACGAGTCGCTGCAATGAAGACTGCAGATCCCGAGGCCTTGTTTGCCGGTTACCTGTTGCTGTATCTGTACGAGCTGTCGGAAGGGACTGGGAATGGAGCGTGGCGGGTGCGATTAGACGGTGCGAGGAGTATCATTTTTAATATGCTTGGGGCATACAAAGAGCCGTCGCGTGAAGACCTTGAAGATCTAGGCATTAACCAGTCCCTCGTACAATTCTTCATCTACCACGACACCCTGGCGAGTGTGACTCTTCAGCAACCGCCCAGGAAGATCCTAATCTCCAAAAAGCCGTCGAGCAATCAAAGCGAGCACGTATTCGGGGTGAATAATGGACTTCTAAATTTCATCGCACGCGTTTCCGCTCTCCAGTCAGAAGCCAGAGCCGCAGGGGCGATATCCAGCCCGATCATCGCGCAAGCATTCTCCATCTGGAAAGACATCGATAAATGGAGACCACCAGCATACAGCTCAGACGATGAGGAATCGTTCGACTACCGCAACATGTGCGAAGCCTATGTCGCTGCAATATTCATCTGGCTGTTTGTCATCGTTTATCCCGACAATCTTGCTGATGATAAGGTGCAAGTCATGGTCCGGAAGGGCTTGGAGAATCTGGATGCTATTGACGAACCGTGGCTGATGTCATTTGGGCTGTTTCCGGCGTTTCTGATTGCTGTTGCTTGCGTGCATGCTCAAGATAGAGAGCTGTTGGAGGATCAATTAGATAGGATTGAGGAGGCTCGTCGGTTTCGGAATATTCAGGTGTGCAGGAATTTGATTAGGAGTTCTTGGGCATGTTATGATGCTGGGGAGCGGAAAAGTTGGGATTGGATTTGTCTTATGAAGGCACAGGGGCTGAGCATGTCGGTAACTTAG